One genomic window of Numida meleagris isolate 19003 breed g44 Domestic line chromosome 1, NumMel1.0, whole genome shotgun sequence includes the following:
- the MRPL42 gene encoding 39S ribosomal protein L42, mitochondrial, with product MVLHWHRLPREAVLSPSLEVFKKRVDVALRDMVSRHGGDGWTRFEWPFATSVILKHFGTSLPPLWLTDCSMPGRPRMDVFHLPLSWKTSEIKCLPLLMETISGNAQLLATPLLDFGKPSVSPPAPQPHDKARCCSNSNRPESTRGSTGLHLPAGRGARTGSGRTAEAEGRRKRKLVGFPAGGRREVAGFALRPRLSLRPGIAGGSAYRGIKVLSCAVFCLLERVQELKRYCVHFSSVFSRTGFPSAASMATSLRAVWSGCLWMHSVATCKQVPLRIGAVCHACHKSTYSVLPEDYNCKVELALTSDSKTIVCYHPSLEIPYEHTKPMPRPDPVNNKEETLDQVLKSRLNEEELKNDRGLTIEELSKMFYTTKHRWYPVGQYHRRRKNPNPPKDR from the exons atggtgctgcactggcacaggctgcccagagaggcggtgctgtcaccatccctggaggttttcaagaaacgtgtggatgtggcactgagggacatggtcagtaggcatggtggtgatggttggactagatttGAGTGGCCTTTTGCAACCTCTGTGATTCTAAAGCATTTTGGCACCTCTCTGCCACCTTTGTGGCTTACTGACTGCAGCATGCCAGGAAGGCCCAGAATGGATGTCTTCCATCTTCCACTGTCatggaaaacatctgaaatcaAATGTTTGCCGCTGCTAATGGAAACAATCAGTGGGAATGCTCAGCTCTTGGCTACGCCCCTGCTGGACTTTGGGAAGCCGTCAGTGTCACCGCCTGCTCCACAACCGCACGACAAAGCGAGGTGCTGTTCGAATTCGAATAGACCCGAAAGCACCAGAGGATCAACCGGACTGCACCTCCCGGCAGGCCGCGGGGCGCGCACCGGAAGCGGAAGGACAGCGGAAGCAGAAGGGCGCCGGAAGCGGAAGCTCGTCGGGTTCCCTGCTGGAGGGCGGCGGGAGGTGGCGGGGTTTGCTCTGCGGCCGCGCTTGTCTCTGCGGCCGGGCATCGCGGGCGGCTCTGCGTACCGAGGAATTAAAGTGCTCAGTTGCgcagtgttttgtttgcttg AGCGTGTTCAGGAACTGAAAAGATACTGTGTCCATTTCAGTTCTGTCTTCTCCAGGACTGGTTTCCCATCTGCTGCCAGCATGGCAACATCACTCAGGGCTGTGTGGTCCGGCTGTCTCTGGATGCATTCAGTAGCTACCTGTAAGCAAGTCCCGCTACGAA ttgGAGCTGTATGTCATGCTTGTCATAAATCAACATACTCGGTGCTCCCTGAAGACTACAACTG caaagTGGAACTTGCCTTGACATCGGATTCGAAGACAATCGTCTGCTACCACCCTTCGCTTGAGATTCCATACGAGCATACAAAA CCCATGCCACGACCAGATCCAGtaaataacaaagaagaaacTCTTGATCAAGTTTTGAAATCCAGACTGAATGAAGAAGAGCTGAAGAATGATAGAGGTCTTACAATTGAAGAGCTCAGCAAAATGTTTTACACTACAAAACATCGGTGGTATCCTGTGGGaca